From the genome of Lotus japonicus ecotype B-129 chromosome 6, LjGifu_v1.2, one region includes:
- the LOC130725935 gene encoding nucleotide-sugar uncharacterized transporter 1-like isoform X2, whose product MFSFLIRKDARKILKRKDSDAGEKGRALEELRASLFNRFRSPEGAKRQQQRTCGPAIALSFNFLVAVGIIFMNKMVLQTIKFKFPIFLTLIHYGVSWFFMAVLKAFSFLPAPPSSKSTRMSTLFSLGFVMSLSTGFANVSLKYNSIGFYQMAKIAVTPSIVLAEFVLYSKKVSLPKFHLFGACVALAWIVPSAVNKILWSRLQQQENWTALSLMWKTTPITLIFLAAMLPGLDPPGVLSYDWNLSNSLVIFASAILGFLLQWSGALALGATSAISHVVLGQFKTCVLLLGNYYLFGSNPGTISICGAFTAIAGMSVFTYLNLKQQTNKTSPRQTSSTLPKSKLGKENGSTHEGHYGTESV is encoded by the exons ATGTTTAGCTTCTTAATTAGGAAAGATGCCAGAAAGATTCTCAAGCGCAAAGACAGTGATGCTGGTGAAAAAG GAAGAGCTTTGGAAGAATTGAGAGCCTCTCTCTTTAATCGATTCCGATCCCCTGAAGGTGCTAAGCGTCAACAACAGCGTACATGTGGTCCAGCTATTGCACTTTCCTTCAATTTTCTGGTTGCTGTTGGCATTATTTTCATGAACAAAATG GTGCTTCAAACTATTAAATTCAAATTCCCTATATTTCTTACATTGATTCACTATGGAGTGAGCTGGTTCTTTATGGCTGTACTAAAagcattttctttccttcctgcACCTCCTTCCTCGAAATCAACTCGAATGTCCActttgttttctcttggatttgtTATGTCTCTATCTACTGGCTTTGCTAATGTCAGCTTGAAGTATAATAG CATTGGTTTCTATCAGATGGCAAAGATTGCAGTGACACCATCAATAGTTTTGGCAGAATTTGTATTGTACAGTAAGAAAGTTTCTTTGCCTAAG TTCCATTTATTTGGTGCTTGTGTAGCATTGGCATGGATTGTACCAAGTGCTGTAAACAAAATCCTTTGGTCTAGATTGCAGCAGCAAGAGAACTGGACAGCATTGTC GCTGATGTGGAAAACAACACCTATTACTTTGATTTTCCTGGCTGCTATGTTACCCGGCTTGGACCCTCCAGGTGTACTCTCCTATGATTGGAACTTAAGCAACTCCTTGGTGATTTTTGCATCAGCCATTCTTGGATTTTTGCTTCAGTGGTCGGGTGCTTTAGCACTAGG TGCTACATCTGCCATCTCACACGTTGTTCTTGGGCAGTTTAAGACATGCGTCCTTCTGCTAGGTAACTATTATCTCTTTGGATCCAATCCTGGCACAATCAGTATATGCGGTGCATTCACAGCTATCGCCGGCATGTCTGTTTTCACCTACCTTAATCTgaagcaacaaacaaacaagacaTCTCCTCGACAAACTTCCTCCACATTACCAAAATCTAAACTTGGCAAAGAAAATGGCAGCACCCATGAGGGACATTATGGGACAGAGTCTGTCTAA
- the LOC130725935 gene encoding nucleotide-sugar uncharacterized transporter 1-like isoform X1, protein MFSFLIRKDARKILKRKDSDAGEKGRALEELRASLFNRFRSPEGAKRQQQRTCGPAIALSFNFLVAVGIIFMNKMVLQTIKFKFPIFLTLIHYGVSWFFMAVLKAFSFLPAPPSSKSTRMSTLFSLGFVMSLSTGFANVSLKYNSIGFYQMAKIAVTPSIVLAEFVLYSKKVSLPKTLALTVVCIGVAVATVTDLQFHLFGACVALAWIVPSAVNKILWSRLQQQENWTALSLMWKTTPITLIFLAAMLPGLDPPGVLSYDWNLSNSLVIFASAILGFLLQWSGALALGATSAISHVVLGQFKTCVLLLGNYYLFGSNPGTISICGAFTAIAGMSVFTYLNLKQQTNKTSPRQTSSTLPKSKLGKENGSTHEGHYGTESV, encoded by the exons ATGTTTAGCTTCTTAATTAGGAAAGATGCCAGAAAGATTCTCAAGCGCAAAGACAGTGATGCTGGTGAAAAAG GAAGAGCTTTGGAAGAATTGAGAGCCTCTCTCTTTAATCGATTCCGATCCCCTGAAGGTGCTAAGCGTCAACAACAGCGTACATGTGGTCCAGCTATTGCACTTTCCTTCAATTTTCTGGTTGCTGTTGGCATTATTTTCATGAACAAAATG GTGCTTCAAACTATTAAATTCAAATTCCCTATATTTCTTACATTGATTCACTATGGAGTGAGCTGGTTCTTTATGGCTGTACTAAAagcattttctttccttcctgcACCTCCTTCCTCGAAATCAACTCGAATGTCCActttgttttctcttggatttgtTATGTCTCTATCTACTGGCTTTGCTAATGTCAGCTTGAAGTATAATAG CATTGGTTTCTATCAGATGGCAAAGATTGCAGTGACACCATCAATAGTTTTGGCAGAATTTGTATTGTACAGTAAGAAAGTTTCTTTGCCTAAG ACATTAGCATTGACGGTGGTATGTATTGGTGTTGCCGTGGCTACTGTCACTGATCTGCAGTTCCATTTATTTGGTGCTTGTGTAGCATTGGCATGGATTGTACCAAGTGCTGTAAACAAAATCCTTTGGTCTAGATTGCAGCAGCAAGAGAACTGGACAGCATTGTC GCTGATGTGGAAAACAACACCTATTACTTTGATTTTCCTGGCTGCTATGTTACCCGGCTTGGACCCTCCAGGTGTACTCTCCTATGATTGGAACTTAAGCAACTCCTTGGTGATTTTTGCATCAGCCATTCTTGGATTTTTGCTTCAGTGGTCGGGTGCTTTAGCACTAGG TGCTACATCTGCCATCTCACACGTTGTTCTTGGGCAGTTTAAGACATGCGTCCTTCTGCTAGGTAACTATTATCTCTTTGGATCCAATCCTGGCACAATCAGTATATGCGGTGCATTCACAGCTATCGCCGGCATGTCTGTTTTCACCTACCTTAATCTgaagcaacaaacaaacaagacaTCTCCTCGACAAACTTCCTCCACATTACCAAAATCTAAACTTGGCAAAGAAAATGGCAGCACCCATGAGGGACATTATGGGACAGAGTCTGTCTAA